The Lathyrus oleraceus cultivar Zhongwan6 chromosome 5, CAAS_Psat_ZW6_1.0, whole genome shotgun sequence genome includes the window TGTTGATCTTCAGGTGGAAACATTACTAGTGAAATTGAAAATACACGATCTCGTGCCTTTAGTAGCTATGATTTTTTAGGCCTTGATGAAGCAATAGGAACAAAGTTGAAGGATAGTAGTTCTACTAGAAAAACGCCGTTAACAAGTGAGTATAAAAGTACATTCAGGGATCATCCTGTTTCCCATATACAATCTTCATATgatttgaaaggaaaaataggGTCTTCCTTTACTGTGGGACATTATTGTGACCATTTTGCATATCCTCCTCCACTGGCTGATAGAAGAAGAACTGGACCACGCCGTaagttttgttttatttttcagTCGGATCATGTTTTCAATTCTCAACTTACAAAACTGTATCTGTTTTGAATCTGTGCAATAGCTTCTGATATAAATATCGAACTCAGTACATATTGAGTTGTTGTCATTTTGGAATTCTGATGATCATGTTTTTACTCTTTCTCTTTCAGCATGTCCTGTGTGCTATATGCCTGTGGAGAAAGCTATAGATAGTATGCCAAGTTCCCCATCAGAGTCTCCTATACTTCACACTCTCACATATGCGCATAATGAAAATATGTTTCCAACTGAACCAGAGGGTGGCTCTGATTTTGGTGGATACCCTACGATGGAAGAAAGGGATGCTTCTTTTGATATAAAAGAGACCATGAAAGTGCATTGCGGGTTAGTTTGTTTTTGTTAATTGTTCTAATTTTCTCATAACTTGCAGTCACTGTATCTCAGTTGTTTGATAAATATAAGATGGTTAGTACTTCGAGTTTGCGTTTTAAACCCAATTTAGTGAAGTAGAGACATGGCACATGTCTTATCCGTCGAGATGTAGTGCCTGCAGGATTTTTTAACTGCACAGAATCTGGGTTCAGTACTCAATGCATTTTTAATGCCTATTGTTGCGTTTCTTGGCTGACATACACTCTTGTCAGATTTGTCAAAGGAAGCAGACCTGGCCGCCTGACTGGGTTTGATTTTGATGAGGAAGATCTCTTAGAGTTGGATCAGTACCATGATATAATTGTTGCGTCTGCCATATTTGGTATGATTTATGACTGATTATGATCTACATTTGCTTTTTTGTCCTCTGTTTTCTGTTTCTCATAGCTCCATCCAATATATACATCAGGAAACTATGATGTAATACAGCAGCCCAGGAACATCAGCATAGAAGCAAGGAGAACAATTCCTTTCTATATGTTTATTGACGAAGAGACAGAAATGTATATGAGAAATGCCAGTATTTTGGATAGCAGCAGGAGAGTTGGATTGTGGAGAATCATTGTTGTCCGGAATATTCCATATGCTGATTCTAGGCGTAATGGAAAGGTTAATTGCTTACTCTTTGCTTATTATTACAACATCAGTAATGTGATTTATTGAAATCTAATACTATTTTCGACCTGTATATCGTAATTTCTTAACACTTCTTTTTGAATTACATCTGTTTTTCTGATTTGATCTCAGAACTTTTTTCTTTCTACATTTACCTTGATGCTGTTTGAATTTCACTTTAATCCGTATTACAATTTTACTTGATTAATTGAGCCTTTATTACCCTTTTCCCAAATCAAATTTAATTGCTGAGTTTGGATTTTGGTGCTTCCTACCAATATGAACTATGTAGTATAATAAAACGGGCTCTTTATTTCCAAGAGCTGCTTGCATTTTGATGTGGAAGGACCTGTAATCATGTATGCCTTTGTTAATCCAGTGCATGAAGTGAGGCTTGAGGCTTCAATGCATAAAGATTAAGAAATTTATTTGTTGATTTATCTTCTAATATTTGAGTATACGGGTAGGTAACTGTTTTGCTGAGTTAGGTAGTACCATAAAAAGTGAAATCTAATAGAAACAGTAGGAAAGGTGGAAGGGAATGGGTGTTAATTAGTTGAAATAATTATACAAGAAAGAACTGAGTTATTGGTTTTATGAAGTATTAACAATTTACTTTTTTAATATATTACAAATAGAAATCAAATATGTATGCTATTGAAGTAAGATAGTGTTTTTGTCATGCTCCCTATAATGAGTGTGGAACTTATTATGTATGGGCTGTTATGAATTATAATGCCTCTGAACATATGGCAGATTCCAAAACTTCTTCTTCACAGAATCTTCCCCAATATTCGATATTCAATTTGGATAGATGGGAAGCTTCAGCTCGTTGTTGACCCATATCAAGTTCTTGAAAGGTAAAATGCGCtctctttttcttcatatttttcttcatatttttaTTCCCTTCTCCAAGTTTCTGTTAACTGTCATTTTAAACTTTAGAGTTGAATTAGTATTCTTTGACAAGTTTTAGATACTATAATATCAGCCATACACTTTAGAagatttattttttattaattgGTAAATGATTTTCGGCATGTATTTACATGATTTAAAGAATTTATTTACTATTTTCAACTTTTTGATACTTGTGCACATCCTTTACAATTTGGCTTCAAGTTGGTCTCTGTCCTTGGTATTTTCTATAAAAGTTTGAAGATTTCTTATTGCATAATACAAACTTAGGTTTCTTTTTGTAGTCATGATGATCGAGTTATATAACCCTTCGCCTTTGGTGAAGTACAAGTAATTGTTGCTTACTTGGCCAAGTTACCTAGAAGAATTTCTGATAGTATCAGTCATATATTCATTGTCACCGCTTGTTTTTTTATCATCCAGGTTCTTGTGGCGCCCAAATGCTACCTTTGCCATTTCAAGGCACTATAGGCGTTTTGACGTCTTCGTTGAGGCTGAGGCTAATAAAGTAGCTGGAAAATATGAAAATGCTTCCATTGATCGCCAAGTCCAATTTTATCAATACCATGATGGTTTAACTCATTATTCTAGGGCTAAACTTCCCATAACTAGCGGTAAGAACAATTTCGATATTTACATGCCTATTCTTGCAAAATAGGTTATTATGGGCccgtttgttttggcttttttcaaaaatgatttttatagtgttacatattttagtgtaaaaaaaaattacaaagaaacttttcataaaagcttcaaatgaaaattttgtttgaatagttattcttaaaatgttattttaggtatttcatcattttatcgaaactttttttggatatcaaatttttaaaaaatcacttaattttgaagctatttcaaataacttttcataaaaatcatttttaagatacaactttttgaaaaaattatgattttgactatgttttgatcttcaataatgtatacttatgttatagaatgaacaattcaatcttttaatttataaaaaacaaatttagaaaaacttataatattttgaaaaacatttttgtaaaatccattttcaaaaatacaaagaaaaaatccatttttttaaagttaaaacaaACTGGCCCTATGTATGAAGAAATGTGCTTGTGCTTGCATATAATACTCCATCTTAAATATGCCTTGTGCTTCTGCAGATGTTCCTGAAGGTTGTGTTATCATTAGAGAACACATTCCAATTACAAATTTGTTTACCTGCTTATGGTTCAATGAAGTCGATCGCTTTACTTCCAGGGATCAGTTGAGCTTTTCCACGGTAAGAGACAAAATAATGGCAAAAGTTGATTGGAGTATCAATATGTTTCTGGATTGTGAAAGGCGAAACTTTGTGATACAGGTTAGTTTTTACTTGCTGCCATTTTAAAAAATACAAATCTGCCTCCTTGTTTTCAATCTATTTCCTATTTTTAAAGCTTTGTACATGAATCAGGGTTCTTACTGTTTTCCATACATTTCTTGTTTGTAAAAAACCGGTAGCTTCTTCATAAATATAAGGGAAAATCGAAATTGGAACCAAAAAAAGTTATTGATCAGTCTTTGAAAAAAGGGAACATATTGATTAATGCTAACCATTTTTCTCTCATGAGATTGGCTAATGTCTAAAACATAGTTTAAATTCTCTCTGCATTCCTTCTTTTGGAAGGAAGAACTTTGATGTTGTTGGTTTGCGATAAATTTCAGGCTTACCATAGAGACGTATTGGAGAACATGCCTCCTCCTCCAGTCATAGTCAGTCGTGTCATTCGACC containing:
- the LOC127086331 gene encoding probable hexosyltransferase MUCI70, whose product is MTGVSLGLRTSSNGSLQLIQNGNGLQVPVLVRRSSKALLYNPKEKERGCPYICRHLGRGRVAMLLMLLFALFIFVFGCFTLYKGGNITSEIENTRSRAFSSYDFLGLDEAIGTKLKDSSSTRKTPLTSEYKSTFRDHPVSHIQSSYDLKGKIGSSFTVGHYCDHFAYPPPLADRRRTGPRPCPVCYMPVEKAIDSMPSSPSESPILHTLTYAHNENMFPTEPEGGSDFGGYPTMEERDASFDIKETMKVHCGFVKGSRPGRLTGFDFDEEDLLELDQYHDIIVASAIFGNYDVIQQPRNISIEARRTIPFYMFIDEETEMYMRNASILDSSRRVGLWRIIVVRNIPYADSRRNGKIPKLLLHRIFPNIRYSIWIDGKLQLVVDPYQVLERFLWRPNATFAISRHYRRFDVFVEAEANKVAGKYENASIDRQVQFYQYHDGLTHYSRAKLPITSDVPEGCVIIREHIPITNLFTCLWFNEVDRFTSRDQLSFSTVRDKIMAKVDWSINMFLDCERRNFVIQAYHRDVLENMPPPPVIVSRVIRPVSYTTNKSSSLLKKTLRRGRGDRRSGSRRHRKVVDNFLMNQILV